Proteins found in one Serratia plymuthica genomic segment:
- a CDS encoding MFS transporter, whose protein sequence is MKKTLGVFFPLYTTTLLMLLGSGLLTTYISLRLTSIHVTGALIGAIIAANYIGLVIGGKVGHFLIARVGHIRAYVSCAGIITAAVLGHGLTEYIPVWVVLRLIIGLCMMCQFMVLESWLNDQSESNQRGIVFGFYMAATYLGMSLGQVVLMLQTNLGITTLLLIALCFALCLVPIALTTRTNARHMSPAPMELRYFVGAIPKVLATTLVIGMVVGSFYGLAPVYASMQALTTQQTGLYMAISIFAGLVAQFPLSWLSDRYNRTLLMRINAILLIVAALPLALVPHIDFPVLLVVGFIVSMLQFTLYPLVVALANDLIEPERRVSLAACLLMAFGVGASIGPLAVGALIQPLGGNILYAFFSLCGVLLVAFSRTVKEDESQFVQDAPLPHIPLPDSLTSSPLSPALNPTFDEQIIHDTMPPPEAAPDPVEVHPGEAPAEEESTPQGADPDEDTGLKKAHSML, encoded by the coding sequence GTGAAAAAAACGTTAGGCGTCTTCTTTCCGTTGTATACCACCACCCTGCTGATGCTGCTGGGTTCAGGGTTGCTCACCACTTACATCTCTCTGCGTTTAACCTCAATCCATGTAACCGGCGCGCTGATCGGCGCAATTATTGCCGCCAACTACATCGGCCTGGTGATCGGCGGTAAAGTCGGTCATTTCCTGATTGCCCGCGTCGGCCATATCCGCGCTTACGTCTCCTGCGCCGGCATCATTACCGCTGCGGTGCTGGGGCACGGCCTGACGGAATACATTCCGGTCTGGGTGGTGCTGCGCCTGATTATCGGCCTGTGCATGATGTGCCAGTTTATGGTGCTGGAGAGTTGGCTGAACGACCAGTCGGAATCCAATCAGCGCGGTATCGTTTTCGGTTTCTATATGGCGGCCACCTACCTGGGCATGTCGCTGGGCCAGGTGGTGCTGATGCTGCAGACCAACCTCGGCATCACCACGTTGCTGTTGATCGCGCTGTGTTTTGCACTCTGTCTGGTACCTATCGCCCTCACCACTCGTACCAATGCGCGCCATATGTCACCGGCGCCAATGGAACTGCGCTATTTTGTCGGCGCCATTCCCAAGGTCCTGGCGACCACGCTGGTGATCGGCATGGTAGTCGGCTCTTTCTATGGTCTGGCGCCGGTCTACGCCAGCATGCAGGCACTAACTACCCAACAAACCGGCCTGTATATGGCGATCTCCATCTTTGCCGGGCTGGTGGCGCAGTTCCCGCTCAGTTGGCTGTCAGATCGCTATAACCGTACGCTGTTGATGCGCATCAATGCCATTTTACTGATCGTGGCGGCATTGCCGCTGGCTCTGGTGCCACACATCGATTTTCCGGTGCTGCTGGTGGTGGGATTTATCGTCAGCATGCTGCAATTCACGCTGTATCCGCTGGTCGTGGCATTGGCGAACGATCTGATCGAGCCTGAGCGCCGCGTATCGCTGGCAGCCTGTTTGCTGATGGCGTTCGGCGTCGGCGCCAGTATCGGGCCGCTGGCGGTCGGTGCGCTGATTCAGCCGCTGGGCGGCAACATTCTGTATGCGTTCTTCTCGCTTTGCGGCGTGCTGCTGGTGGCCTTCAGCCGTACGGTAAAAGAAGACGAATCGCAGTTTGTGCAGGATGCGCCATTACCGCATATTCCCCTGCCGGACAGCCTGACCAGTTCGCCGCTTTCCCCGGCACTGAACCCAACCTTCGATGAGCAGATCATCCACGACACCATGCCGCCTCCGGAGGCGGCACCGGATCCGGTAGAGGTTCACCCCGGCGAAGCGCCGGCAGAGGAGGAATCCACCCCGCAGGGCGCCGATCCCGATGAGGATACGGGGTTGAAAAAGGCGCATTCGATGCTTTAA
- a CDS encoding SDR family NAD(P)-dependent oxidoreductase gives MTTHTDSVHIPQKRLEGKVVLVTGGGTGIGRAAALAYAREGARVALAGRRSAEIEATAGEIIAAGGEALPVVADVSLEEDIRRLIAAVITHYGRLDVAFNNAGILGNFSPITQQSSADFDQVIAVNLRGVWLAIKYEIETFLTQNSAGVIINTSSWLTHGALAGSSSYSASKGAIDALIPAVALEYGRQGIRINNINPGIIETPMAHSSVADVSAFAPFIEHTPVGRMGQPEDIGDVAVWLATDEARFVTGQSLLVDGGYTIAGIR, from the coding sequence ATGACTACGCATACTGATTCAGTTCACATCCCGCAAAAACGTTTGGAAGGAAAGGTGGTCCTGGTGACCGGCGGCGGCACAGGCATCGGACGCGCCGCGGCGCTGGCCTATGCCCGCGAAGGCGCTAGAGTGGCGTTGGCGGGGCGCCGTTCGGCAGAGATCGAAGCCACCGCCGGCGAAATCATCGCCGCGGGCGGAGAAGCCCTGCCTGTGGTGGCCGATGTTTCGCTTGAAGAGGATATCCGTCGGCTGATCGCTGCGGTAATCACCCATTATGGAAGGCTCGACGTCGCCTTCAACAACGCCGGCATACTTGGGAATTTTTCACCCATCACTCAACAAAGCAGTGCGGATTTCGACCAGGTGATCGCCGTCAATCTCAGGGGAGTGTGGCTGGCGATCAAATACGAGATAGAGACTTTCCTTACGCAAAATTCCGCCGGCGTCATCATCAACACCTCTTCCTGGCTCACCCACGGGGCGCTCGCCGGCTCGTCGAGCTACTCCGCCAGCAAAGGGGCGATTGACGCGTTAATCCCCGCAGTGGCACTTGAATACGGACGCCAGGGCATCCGCATCAACAACATTAATCCCGGTATCATCGAAACACCGATGGCGCACAGCAGCGTCGCCGATGTCAGCGCTTTCGCGCCGTTTATCGAACACACCCCCGTCGGGCGCATGGGACAACCGGAAGACATCGGCGATGTGGCGGTCTGGCTTGCAACGGACGAAGCCCGTTTTGTCACCGGCCAAAGTCTGCTGGTGGATGGCGGCTACACCATCGCCGGCATCCGCTGA
- the chbG gene encoding chitin disaccharide deacetylase has product MEKLLIVNADDFGLSKGQNYGIIEAFHYGVVSSTTAMVNGENVYHAAQLSRIFPGLQVGLHFVLTHGRPLTAMPSLVNEQGGLGKWLWDRAESAMLDLDEIYNELVGQYDKFTAVFGKAPTHIDSHHHAHMLPQIYPLVEAFAQSKSIPLRIWREEVERQGIQLRYDRSTEWFDSGFYGEAISEALFLQVLERADERGACSVEMMCHPAFLDKTLLESKYCYPRLAEVDVLTAPGIKNAIAERGYRLGSFLDL; this is encoded by the coding sequence ATGGAAAAGTTACTGATAGTGAACGCCGACGATTTTGGCCTGAGCAAGGGCCAGAACTACGGCATTATCGAGGCGTTTCACTACGGGGTGGTCTCTTCAACTACCGCCATGGTGAATGGCGAGAATGTGTACCATGCGGCGCAGTTAAGCCGGATTTTTCCTGGGTTGCAGGTGGGGCTGCATTTTGTGTTGACTCATGGGCGCCCCTTGACCGCTATGCCGTCATTGGTCAATGAGCAGGGGGGACTGGGTAAGTGGCTGTGGGACAGGGCCGAGTCTGCGATGTTGGATTTGGACGAAATCTACAATGAGCTGGTGGGGCAGTACGACAAGTTTACGGCCGTTTTCGGTAAAGCGCCGACTCATATCGACAGCCACCATCATGCGCATATGCTGCCGCAGATCTATCCGTTGGTGGAAGCCTTCGCTCAGTCCAAATCCATACCACTGCGTATTTGGCGGGAAGAAGTAGAACGACAAGGCATTCAATTACGTTATGACCGCAGCACTGAGTGGTTTGATTCAGGTTTTTATGGCGAGGCCATATCCGAAGCCCTGTTTTTGCAGGTGCTTGAACGGGCCGACGAACGTGGCGCCTGTTCAGTAGAGATGATGTGCCACCCGGCATTCCTGGATAAAACCCTCCTGGAGAGCAAATACTGCTACCCGCGGCTTGCGGAAGTGGATGTTTTAACCGCGCCAGGCATTAAAAACGCGATTGCGGAGCGCGGTTATCGCCTGGGATCCTTCCTGGATCTGTGA
- the recA gene encoding recombinase RecA, translating into MAIDENKQKALAAALGQIEKQFGKGSIMRLGEDRSMDVETISTGSLSLDIALGAGGLPMGRIVEIYGPESSGKTTLTLQVIAAAQREGKTCAFIDAEHALDPIYAKKLGVDIDNLLCSQPDTGEQALEICDALTRSGAVDVIIVDSVAALTPKAEIEGEIGDSHMGLAARMMSQAMRKLAGNLKNANTLLIFINQIRMKIGVMFGNPETTTGGNALKFYASVRLDIRRIGAVKEGDEVVGSETRVKVVKNKIAAPFKQAEFQILYGEGINSRGELVDLGVKHKMIEKAGAWYSYNGDKIGQGKANACNFLKENPAVAAELDKKLRDLLLHSNGELVTATSEGFDDDEAETSEEF; encoded by the coding sequence ATGGCTATTGATGAGAACAAGCAAAAGGCGTTAGCTGCGGCACTGGGCCAGATTGAGAAACAGTTCGGCAAAGGCTCCATCATGCGTCTGGGTGAAGACCGTTCTATGGATGTAGAAACGATCTCTACCGGCTCACTGTCACTCGATATCGCGCTGGGAGCGGGCGGCCTGCCAATGGGCCGTATCGTTGAAATTTATGGCCCGGAATCCTCCGGTAAAACCACTCTGACGCTGCAAGTTATCGCTGCCGCGCAGCGCGAAGGCAAAACCTGTGCCTTCATCGATGCCGAGCACGCGCTGGATCCGATTTACGCCAAAAAACTGGGCGTCGATATCGACAACCTGCTGTGTTCTCAGCCGGACACCGGTGAACAGGCTCTGGAAATCTGTGATGCTTTGACCCGCTCTGGCGCGGTTGATGTGATCATCGTTGACTCCGTAGCGGCGTTGACGCCAAAAGCGGAAATTGAAGGTGAAATCGGTGACTCACACATGGGCCTTGCGGCGCGTATGATGAGCCAGGCGATGCGTAAGCTGGCCGGTAACCTGAAAAACGCCAACACGCTGCTGATCTTCATCAACCAGATCCGTATGAAAATCGGTGTGATGTTCGGTAACCCGGAAACCACTACCGGTGGTAACGCGCTGAAATTCTACGCCTCTGTCCGTCTGGATATCCGCCGTATCGGCGCGGTTAAAGAAGGTGATGAAGTGGTGGGCAGTGAAACCCGCGTTAAAGTGGTGAAAAACAAAATTGCAGCCCCGTTCAAACAGGCCGAGTTCCAAATTCTGTACGGTGAAGGCATCAACAGCCGTGGTGAATTGGTCGATCTGGGCGTTAAGCACAAGATGATCGAGAAGGCCGGCGCCTGGTATAGCTACAACGGCGATAAAATCGGTCAGGGTAAGGCGAATGCCTGCAACTTCCTGAAAGAAAACCCTGCGGTTGCCGCCGAGTTGGACAAAAAACTGCGTGATCTGCTGCTGCACAGCAACGGTGAACTGGTTACTGCCACCAGCGAAGGCTTCGATGATGACGAAGCTGAAACCAGCGAAGAGTTTTAA
- the chbC gene encoding PTS N,N'-diacetylchitobiose transporter subunit IIC, giving the protein MNTLIASLEKVILPFAVKIGKQPHVNAIKNGFIRLMPLTLTGAMFVLINNVFLSFGEGSFFFSLGVRLDASTIETLNGLKSIGGSVYNGTLGIMSLMTPFFISMALAEERKVDPLAAALLAVAAFMTLTPFSVGEAYAVGANWLGGANIISGMVIGLVVAEMFAFVVRRNWVISLPDSVPSSVSRSFSALIPGFLILSIMGVLAYCLTLWGTNFHQIIMDSISAPLAKMGSVVGWVYVMFSSLLWFFGVHGSMALAALDSGIMTPFALENVELYNKYGSVEAAVAAGKEFHMWAKPFVDSYIYLGGTGSTLGLIIAIFIASRREDYRQVAKLATPSGIFQINEPILFGLPVIMNPVMFIPFILVQPVLTIITTVAYYTGMIPPITNIAPWTMPVGLGAFFNTNGSIVAMLLSFFNLGVATLIYLPFVMISNKAQSQIDQATESEEDIAKALKF; this is encoded by the coding sequence GTGAATACGTTAATTGCCTCGTTGGAAAAGGTCATTCTGCCTTTTGCCGTGAAAATTGGTAAGCAACCCCATGTTAATGCCATCAAAAACGGGTTTATCCGGTTGATGCCGCTGACGCTGACCGGGGCGATGTTCGTTCTGATCAACAACGTGTTTCTCAGCTTCGGTGAGGGATCGTTCTTCTTCTCGCTGGGAGTGCGGCTGGATGCATCCACCATTGAAACGCTGAACGGCCTGAAAAGCATCGGCGGCAGCGTTTATAACGGCACCCTGGGGATCATGTCCCTGATGACGCCCTTTTTCATCAGTATGGCTTTGGCTGAGGAAAGAAAGGTTGATCCGCTGGCAGCCGCGTTGCTGGCCGTTGCCGCCTTTATGACCCTGACGCCGTTCAGTGTGGGTGAAGCCTACGCCGTAGGCGCGAACTGGCTGGGGGGAGCCAACATCATTTCCGGTATGGTGATCGGCCTGGTGGTGGCGGAGATGTTTGCCTTTGTGGTGCGGCGCAATTGGGTGATCAGCCTGCCGGACAGCGTGCCTTCTTCGGTATCACGCTCTTTCTCCGCATTGATCCCCGGCTTTCTTATCCTGTCGATTATGGGCGTGCTGGCCTATTGCCTGACGCTGTGGGGCACCAACTTCCACCAAATCATTATGGACAGCATCTCGGCTCCGCTGGCGAAAATGGGCAGCGTAGTGGGTTGGGTGTATGTGATGTTCTCTTCGCTGCTGTGGTTCTTCGGGGTACATGGCTCGATGGCGCTGGCGGCGCTGGACAGCGGCATCATGACGCCATTCGCGCTGGAAAACGTGGAGCTTTACAACAAGTACGGTTCCGTCGAGGCGGCGGTTGCTGCGGGCAAAGAGTTCCATATGTGGGCGAAACCCTTTGTGGACTCCTATATCTACCTGGGTGGGACCGGCTCGACGCTGGGGCTGATTATCGCCATCTTTATCGCCTCACGCCGCGAAGACTATCGTCAGGTTGCCAAGCTGGCTACCCCGTCGGGCATCTTCCAGATCAATGAACCTATCCTGTTTGGCCTGCCGGTGATTATGAACCCGGTGATGTTTATTCCGTTCATCCTGGTGCAACCGGTATTGACGATTATCACCACCGTGGCCTATTACACCGGGATGATCCCGCCCATCACCAACATTGCGCCATGGACCATGCCGGTCGGGCTGGGGGCGTTCTTCAACACCAACGGCAGCATCGTCGCCATGTTGCTGAGTTTCTTCAACCTGGGCGTTGCTACCTTGATTTACCTGCCGTTTGTAATGATTTCCAACAAGGCGCAAAGCCAGATCGATCAGGCGACCGAGAGCGAAGAAGATATCGCCAAGGCGCTGAAATTCTAA
- a CDS encoding LysR family transcriptional regulator: protein MKKLELSGLAAFVAIANERSFRRAAARLGVTPPTLSHTMRELEEQVGLRLLNRTTRNVSPTEAGEHLLARLAPAFTDIDAALESLNTFREQPRGLVRINAPRSAIELVLLPHLGRLARDFPGITLEVVAQEGFANIVELGFDAGIRLGEDLHNDMRAVRVSPDLRLAIVATPEYFQRHGKPDTPGDLLNHRCIGWRKISSGELYKWEFRRGDKVVSVAVNSPLILDDGRLMLQAALENVGIAFAIENEAAEHLAAGRLERVLADWCPSFPGFYLYYPNRRNHPVALTTVIDMLRFPG, encoded by the coding sequence ATGAAGAAACTCGAATTGTCCGGCCTGGCGGCTTTCGTCGCGATCGCCAATGAACGCAGCTTCAGGCGCGCCGCCGCCCGGCTTGGCGTTACCCCGCCAACCCTCAGCCACACTATGCGTGAGCTGGAAGAGCAGGTCGGCCTGCGGTTACTGAATCGAACCACGCGCAACGTTTCGCCGACCGAAGCCGGCGAGCATCTGTTGGCCAGACTGGCGCCCGCGTTTACCGATATCGACGCTGCACTGGAAAGTCTGAACACCTTTCGCGAGCAGCCGCGCGGGCTGGTGCGGATCAATGCTCCCCGTTCGGCGATCGAGCTGGTCCTGTTGCCACATTTGGGGCGATTGGCCCGCGATTTTCCCGGAATTACGCTGGAGGTTGTGGCGCAGGAGGGGTTCGCCAACATCGTCGAACTGGGATTTGACGCCGGCATCCGGCTGGGAGAAGACCTGCACAACGACATGCGGGCGGTGCGAGTGTCGCCGGATCTGCGGCTGGCCATTGTCGCGACCCCGGAATACTTCCAACGCCATGGGAAGCCAGATACGCCCGGCGATTTGTTAAATCATCGCTGCATCGGATGGCGCAAGATCTCTTCCGGCGAACTCTATAAATGGGAGTTTCGCCGGGGAGACAAGGTCGTTTCCGTTGCGGTAAATAGCCCGTTGATACTCGATGACGGCCGGCTGATGTTGCAGGCGGCGTTAGAGAATGTCGGTATTGCCTTCGCCATCGAGAACGAGGCGGCGGAGCACCTTGCCGCCGGGCGCCTGGAACGGGTGCTGGCGGACTGGTGCCCGTCATTCCCGGGTTTCTATCTGTATTATCCCAACCGTAGAAACCATCCGGTCGCTTTAACGACGGTAATAGATATGCTGCGTTTCCCCGGCTGA
- a CDS encoding glycoside hydrolase family 1 protein yields MKYHFADDFWWGSATSAPQSEGASARDGKSRNIFDYWHEIAPERFHHQVGPADASTFYDNFRDDILLLKTLGHNTFRTSISWSRLIPQGDGEVNPKAVAFYNALIDSLLAQGITPFINLYHFDMPLCMQQKGGWESRAVVEAYARYAKTCFTLFGDRVTHWFTFNEPIVPVEAGYLNDLHYPCVVDFKRAVVVAYHSVLAHAKAVSHFRALGNEGTIGIILNLSPTYPRSTRQEDLVAANYADLLLNKSFLDPVTKGRYPQELVDLLKANGLQPQTEPEDAQLIADGVVDILGVNYYQPRRVKAKEGFRATDRVTMPEDLFSYYEMPGRKINPHRGWEIYEKGLYDILMDLKENYGNIPCYISENGMGVEGEGAFIGASGRVEDDYRIDFIRDHLKWLHQALAEGSQCKGYHLWTFIDCWSWLNAYKNRYGLVRLDRESQRRTLKKSGYWFAETARQNGFD; encoded by the coding sequence ATGAAATATCACTTTGCTGACGATTTCTGGTGGGGAAGCGCCACGTCTGCGCCGCAGTCTGAAGGGGCTTCTGCGCGGGATGGCAAAAGCCGCAACATCTTCGATTACTGGCATGAAATCGCCCCCGAACGTTTTCATCATCAGGTTGGCCCCGCTGACGCGTCCACGTTTTATGACAATTTCCGCGACGATATCCTGCTGTTAAAAACGCTCGGGCATAACACCTTCAGAACGTCCATCTCCTGGTCCCGGTTGATCCCGCAGGGCGATGGCGAAGTGAACCCTAAAGCGGTCGCCTTCTATAATGCGCTGATTGATAGCCTGTTAGCGCAAGGCATCACGCCATTTATCAATCTCTACCATTTCGATATGCCGCTGTGCATGCAGCAGAAAGGCGGCTGGGAAAGCAGGGCGGTGGTCGAAGCCTATGCTCGCTACGCCAAGACTTGCTTCACCCTGTTCGGCGACAGAGTCACCCACTGGTTCACGTTCAATGAGCCGATTGTGCCGGTTGAAGCGGGCTATCTGAACGACCTGCACTATCCGTGCGTGGTCGATTTCAAAAGGGCCGTCGTGGTGGCTTACCACAGCGTTCTGGCGCACGCCAAAGCGGTGAGTCATTTCAGGGCGCTGGGCAACGAGGGCACGATAGGCATTATTTTGAACCTGAGCCCGACCTATCCCCGGTCGACCCGCCAGGAAGACCTCGTGGCGGCCAACTATGCGGATCTGTTGCTGAACAAGAGTTTCCTCGATCCAGTGACAAAAGGGCGTTATCCGCAAGAATTGGTGGATTTGCTGAAAGCCAACGGATTGCAACCTCAGACCGAGCCCGAGGATGCACAGCTGATTGCCGACGGGGTTGTGGATATCCTGGGCGTCAATTATTACCAGCCTCGCAGGGTTAAAGCGAAAGAAGGCTTCCGGGCCACCGATAGGGTGACGATGCCGGAAGATCTGTTCAGCTACTATGAGATGCCGGGCCGAAAGATTAACCCGCACCGGGGCTGGGAGATCTACGAAAAAGGGCTGTATGACATTCTGATGGATCTGAAGGAAAACTACGGCAATATTCCCTGCTATATTTCAGAAAATGGCATGGGTGTAGAGGGGGAGGGAGCGTTTATCGGCGCTTCCGGCCGGGTGGAGGATGACTATCGCATCGACTTTATACGCGATCATCTCAAATGGCTGCATCAGGCGCTGGCAGAGGGGTCTCAGTGCAAAGGGTATCATTTATGGACCTTTATTGACTGTTGGTCCTGGCTCAATGCCTATAAGAATCGCTACGGGCTGGTCAGACTGGATCGGGAAAGCCAACGGCGCACGCTTAAAAAGAGTGGCTACTGGTTTGCCGAAACGGCCAGACAAAACGGTTTCGACTAA
- the pncC gene encoding nicotinamide-nucleotide amidase: MSENRLRELSIAVGEKLKAKGQWITCAESCTGGGIAKAITDIAGSSAYFDRGFVTYSNAAKHDLLGVAESTLAAHGAVSEEVVREMAQGALHAAQAGLALSVSGIAGPDGGSAEKPVGTVWFGFAERSGHVLARKMQFAGDRDAVRLQATIFALQTALDEFL; the protein is encoded by the coding sequence ATGAGTGAAAATCGGTTGCGGGAACTCAGCATTGCTGTAGGGGAAAAACTGAAGGCCAAGGGGCAGTGGATCACCTGTGCGGAATCCTGCACCGGCGGCGGCATCGCCAAAGCCATCACTGACATTGCCGGCAGCTCCGCCTATTTCGATCGCGGGTTCGTCACCTACAGCAACGCGGCGAAACACGATTTGCTGGGCGTGGCGGAATCGACCCTGGCTGCCCACGGTGCCGTGAGCGAGGAAGTGGTGCGCGAGATGGCGCAGGGCGCGTTACATGCGGCGCAGGCTGGTCTGGCGCTGTCGGTCAGCGGCATTGCCGGGCCGGACGGCGGCAGCGCGGAAAAACCGGTGGGTACCGTATGGTTTGGTTTTGCCGAACGCTCCGGACACGTGTTGGCGCGAAAGATGCAATTTGCCGGCGATCGTGATGCGGTGCGGCTTCAGGCGACGATTTTCGCGCTGCAAACCGCACTTGACGAATTTTTGTAA
- the chbR gene encoding transcriptional regulator ChbR, translating to MTDNQVSLNANDVKLIREQDFFNCKDFHLFIYNKVESATGLHQHDYYEFTIVLSGKCYQEINGKRVLLERGDFVFIPIGSRHQSFYEFGAAKIFNVAVGKVFFEEHYLQLLPRCFVASQAYSLKSEFLAYIESVVGSPQFREDDFAEFLETLTFYIVSRIRHYKEESGEGDDIPQWLKNTLAGMHDKAMFGEKALLNMVELSGKTQEYLTRAMRRYYHKTPMQVINEIRVNFAKTQLEVTNYSVSDIAFDSGYGDVSLFIKNFKRLTEVTPGNYRKKFYGPI from the coding sequence GTGACTGATAATCAGGTTTCGCTGAATGCGAACGACGTTAAGCTGATTCGGGAGCAGGATTTTTTTAACTGCAAAGACTTTCATCTGTTTATCTATAACAAGGTGGAGAGCGCGACCGGGCTGCATCAGCATGACTACTATGAGTTCACCATCGTCCTGAGCGGTAAATGCTATCAGGAGATCAACGGCAAGCGGGTGCTGCTGGAGCGGGGAGACTTTGTTTTTATCCCTATTGGCTCACGCCACCAGAGCTTTTATGAGTTTGGTGCCGCGAAAATTTTCAACGTGGCGGTCGGCAAGGTCTTCTTTGAGGAGCACTACCTGCAGCTTCTGCCGCGCTGTTTTGTCGCCTCGCAGGCCTATAGCCTGAAGAGCGAGTTTTTGGCCTATATCGAGTCGGTGGTCGGTTCCCCGCAGTTTCGCGAAGATGACTTTGCCGAATTCCTGGAAACGCTGACTTTTTATATCGTCAGCCGCATCCGTCATTACAAGGAAGAGAGCGGCGAAGGGGATGATATTCCCCAATGGCTGAAGAACACGCTGGCGGGCATGCATGATAAAGCGATGTTTGGCGAAAAGGCGCTACTGAATATGGTAGAGCTGTCGGGGAAAACGCAGGAATACCTGACCCGGGCGATGCGGCGCTACTACCATAAAACGCCGATGCAGGTGATTAATGAAATCCGCGTCAACTTCGCCAAAACGCAGCTTGAGGTGACGAACTATTCCGTGTCGGACATCGCCTTCGATTCAGGTTACGGCGACGTGAGTTTGTTTATTAAAAACTTCAAAAGACTCACCGAAGTCACGCCGGGTAATTACCGAAAAAAGTTCTACGGCCCTATTTAG
- a CDS encoding PTS sugar transporter subunit IIB, which produces MEKKKIYLFCSAGMSTSLLVSKMKAQAEKYEVPVIIAAYPEALAAEKGAEADVILLGPQIAYTLAEVQKQLPHKPVEVIDSVLYGKLDGLGVLKAAVATIKKANQ; this is translated from the coding sequence ATGGAAAAGAAAAAAATCTATCTGTTTTGTTCTGCCGGTATGTCCACTTCTCTGCTGGTTTCCAAAATGAAAGCGCAAGCGGAGAAGTACGAGGTGCCGGTGATCATTGCCGCTTATCCCGAAGCTCTGGCTGCGGAGAAAGGCGCCGAGGCAGATGTGATCCTGCTGGGGCCACAGATCGCCTACACGCTTGCCGAAGTGCAGAAACAGTTGCCGCATAAGCCGGTCGAAGTGATCGATTCCGTTTTGTACGGCAAACTCGATGGCCTTGGCGTGCTGAAGGCGGCGGTTGCCACAATAAAAAAAGCTAACCAATAA
- the recX gene encoding recombination regulator RecX, giving the protein MNDLLSRAMRLLSQRDHSEAELRRKLAAQPFMAKTRFGSKTLSSSASAPSPEEPVDPAVIEQVIAYCYQHNWLDDQRFALSYIGSRSRKGYGAQRIRSELMQKGVDKELTQTALADCDIDWCEQAKLVAQRKFGDELPTDWKEKAKVQRYLLYRGFFQEEIQSIYRDFAQ; this is encoded by the coding sequence ATGAATGATTTGCTAAGCCGCGCCATGCGTCTGCTGTCGCAACGCGATCATAGTGAAGCTGAACTGCGCCGCAAACTTGCGGCGCAGCCATTTATGGCGAAAACCAGATTTGGCTCCAAGACCCTTTCCTCCTCTGCCTCTGCACCCTCCCCTGAAGAACCCGTAGATCCCGCCGTTATCGAGCAGGTTATTGCCTATTGCTACCAGCACAACTGGCTGGACGATCAACGCTTTGCGCTCAGCTATATTGGCAGCCGCAGTCGTAAAGGCTATGGCGCGCAGCGTATTCGCTCTGAACTGATGCAAAAGGGTGTGGATAAAGAGCTGACTCAGACGGCGCTGGCGGATTGCGATATCGACTGGTGTGAACAAGCCAAACTGGTGGCGCAGCGGAAATTTGGCGACGAGCTGCCAACGGACTGGAAAGAGAAAGCCAAAGTGCAGCGTTATCTGCTCTATCGCGGCTTCTTTCAGGAAGAAATTCAGTCAATTTACCGTGATTTTGCGCAATGA